From the Streptomyces sp. NBC_01216 genome, the window ACCGAGACCAGCGAACTCGACCTGGACAGGTTCGGCGCCGACGGGAAGCCGGTGATCCCCGACAACGCCCACTCCCGGATCTCCGCCCCCGAACAGAACGGCGGGGCGGCCATGCTCCGACGGCCGTTCTCCTTTCACGATGGCATCGGTCCGGACGGAACACCCGACGCGGGACTCCTCTTCGTCTGCTGGCAGGCCGATCCGCTGCGCGGCTTCGTTCCCGTACAACGGAAGCTCGACCGGGGTGACGCGCTCTCGGCGTTCATCCGGCACGAGGCGAGCGGCCTGTTCGCGGTACCGGGAGGCGTCGCGGAAGGCGAGTACGTGGGTCAACGGCTCCTGGAGGCATGACCCCCTTGGCCGTGCCCGGTTCCACCCCGCGCATGCCGCGCGGGACGGGTACGGGTCGCCGACGGTTGGGCTCCGGGCGAGCGGAGCCCACTAGGGTGATCGGTATGTCAGCCACCCGGTATACGTATCTCGGTCCCGAAGGCACGTTCACGGAGGCCGCGTTGCGTACGCTGCCCGAGGCCGCGACCCGGGAGCTCGTCCCGATGGTCTCCGTCCCGGCCGCGCTGGACGCCGTCCGCAACGGCGAGGCCGCCGCCGCTCTCGTGCCGATCGAGAACTCCGTGGAGGGCGGGGTCACCGCCACCCTGGACGAGCTGGCCTCCGGTGAGCCGCTGATGATCTACCGCGAAGTGGTCCTCCCGATCGCCTTCGCCTTGCTGGTACGTCCCGGGACCCCGCTGTCCGAGATCAAGACGGTGACCGGCCACCCGGTGGCACAGCCCCAGGTGCGCAACTGGCTGCGGGCGCATCTGCCCGACGCCGTGTGGGAATCGGCCGCCTCGAACGCCGATGGCGCCCGGCTCGTCCAGGAGGGCCGCTTCGACGCCGCCTTCGCCGGCGAGTTCGCGGCGGCGACCTACGGCCTGGAGGCCCTGGTCACCGAGATCCACGACGCCGAGAACGCCGAGACCCGCTTCGTCCTGGTCGGCCGGCCCGCCCGGCCCGCGGCGCCGACCGGGGCCGACAAGACCTCGGTCGTGCTGTGGCTGGGCGAGGACCACCCCGGCGCGCTCCTCGAACTGCTCCAGGAGTTCGCCGTCCGCGGCGTCAACCTGATGCTCATCCAGTCCCGCCCCACCGGCGCCGGCATCGGGAACTACTGCTTCGCGGTGGACGCGGAGGGTCATATCTCCGACCGGCGGGTGGGCGAGGCGCTGATGGGTCTCAAGCGGATCTGCCCGAACGTGCGCTTCCTCGGCTCGTACCCCCGGGCGGGCGTCTCGGTGCGGGAGGTGGGGCCGCTTCGGCACGGGACGTCGGACACGGACTTCATGGCTGCCTCCGATTGGTTGGCGAGAGCCCAGGACGGCCGGGCCTGATCCGAGAATGCCCCGACCGCCCCCACGACGAGGGCGGTCGTCCACAGGCGCGGATCACTAGTCCTACCTGCATACTTTTCGGTTACCCACAGAAGTTATCCACAGGAGTCGCTTTCGACCTGGGGATAAGTCGACAACCCAGATCGACGCAGTCGACAAATCGCCCTAGTCGCTCCACATCCATCCACAGGGCATCACCTCGGTCCGTGTCACCCTCATTCCCTTGATCGACTCTCCAGAGCGAGGAATTCCCACTCGAATGAGTGTCGGCGAGGGGTTTGATCGGGGAATTGCCAGCCTTGCAGCCGATTCAGAACGGCACCTTCCGTGATCCACAGAACTTCCACACAGCCTGTGGATAACATTCCGAACTCGCTCCGCCCTGTGGAGAAGTCCCCTGCCCCCCGGGGTGGTTCGGTCAAGCCGCAGGCTGCGATCCGCCCCTTTTCGGGGGGACGAGGACCGTTTATTGACGAATAGGGGGAGCGTTTCCCAAGACCGGCAATTCGGTCAAAGCGACACGCAAGGCTATATCGGGTGGGGTGCCACGAGTCCGCACCGGTAGCCTGGTGGGGTGATTGACCTTCGCCTGCTCCGTGAGGACCCCGACCGTGTTCGCGCCTCCCAGCGCGCCCGTGGAGAGGATGTCGCGCTCGTCGACGCCCTGCTCTCAGCCGATGAGCGGCGCAGGTCGTCCGGCGTCCGCTTCGACGAGCTCCGATCCGAGCAGAAGGCGCTCGGCAAGCTGATCCCCAAGGCCACTCCCGAGGAACGCGCCGAGCTCCTCCAGAAGGCCGAGCAGCTGAAGACCGACGTCAAGGCGGCCGAGGCCGAGCAGAACGAGGCCGACGAGACCGCGCGGAACCTGCTGCTGCAGCTGGGCAACATCGTCCACACGGAGGTTCCGGTCGGCGGCGAGGAGGACTTCGTCGTCCTGGAGACCCACGGCACCATCCGCGACTTCGCCGCCGAGGGCTTCGCGCCCAAGGACCACCTCGAGCTG encodes:
- the pheA gene encoding prephenate dehydratase — translated: MSATRYTYLGPEGTFTEAALRTLPEAATRELVPMVSVPAALDAVRNGEAAAALVPIENSVEGGVTATLDELASGEPLMIYREVVLPIAFALLVRPGTPLSEIKTVTGHPVAQPQVRNWLRAHLPDAVWESAASNADGARLVQEGRFDAAFAGEFAAATYGLEALVTEIHDAENAETRFVLVGRPARPAAPTGADKTSVVLWLGEDHPGALLELLQEFAVRGVNLMLIQSRPTGAGIGNYCFAVDAEGHISDRRVGEALMGLKRICPNVRFLGSYPRAGVSVREVGPLRHGTSDTDFMAASDWLARAQDGRA